A window of Ananas comosus cultivar F153 linkage group 4, ASM154086v1, whole genome shotgun sequence contains these coding sequences:
- the LOC109708967 gene encoding uncharacterized protein LOC109708967 — protein sequence MALRGPLGWSEGELMRSDAKPCSRLMRQTAAIFSVGGGLAFWVLCRLHYGPRITVPRSLRWASCGAISVSSSSALLVRLFSPECEPQNIAAYDKSNK from the exons ATGGCACTGCGTGGGCCGCTGGGATGGTCGGAGGGGGAGCTGATGCGGTCAGATGCTAAGCCTTGCTCCAGGCTCATGCGCCAGACTGCTGCCATATTCAGTGTCGGCGGTGGCCTCGCCTTCTGGGTCCTTTGTCGCCTCCACTACG GTCCAAGAATAACTGTTCCGAGAAGTCTGAGGTGGGCTTCCTGCGGTGCAATATCAGTGAGCTCCTCATCGGCTCTTCTGGTCCGACTTTTCAGTCCTGAGTGCGAACCACAGAATATAGCTGCTTAtgataaatcaaataaatag
- the LOC109708637 gene encoding uncharacterized protein LOC109708637: MASQTLESYREGAEIVRGDAICKKKSIELLEELDLPKGLFPLEDIQEFGYNRAVGFVWLVQKKKREHTFKKIKQVVSYATEVTALVEKGKLKKVTGVKVRELLLWLTVVEVFIEDPTIGKITFKTSTGLADSFHVSAFELGE, encoded by the coding sequence ATGGCATCTCAAACCCTCGAGAGCTATCGCGAGGGTGCTGAGATTGTCCGTGGCGACGCTATTTGCAAGAAGAAGTCTATTGAATTGCTCGAAGAGCTCGACCTTCCGAAGGGACTCTTCCCTTTGGAAGACATTCAGGAGTTCGGCTACAATCGTGCGGTGGGGTTTGTATGGTTAGTtcaaaagaagaagagggagcaCACATTCAAGAAGATAAAGCAGGTGGTGTCGTATGCCACCGAGGTGACGGCCTTAGTCGAGAAGGGCAAGCTGAAGAAGGTAACGGGGGTGAAGGTGAGGGAGCTTCTGCTATGGCTCACAGTGGTGGAAGTGTTCATCGAAGACCCTACGATtggaaaaatcacttttaagaCCAGCACGGGGCTAGCCGATAGCTTCCATGTTTCTGCGTTCGAGCTcggagagtag
- the LOC109708638 gene encoding uncharacterized protein LOC109708638 has product MASQTIESYREGAEIVHGDAVCKKKSIELLEELSLPKGLFPLEDIGEFGYNRAVGFIWLVQKKKREHTFKKIKQVVSYAAEVTAFVEKGKLKKVTGVKVRELLLWLSVAEVFIEDPTIGKITFKTGTGLADSFHVSAFELGE; this is encoded by the coding sequence ATGGCATCTCAAACCATAGAGAGCTATCGCGAGGGCGCCGAGATCGTCCATGGCGACGCTGTTTGCAAGAAGAAGTCTATCGAATTGCTCGAAGAGCTCAGCCTTCCGAAGGGACTCTTCCCTTTGGAAGACATCGGGGAGTTCGGCTACAACCGCGCTGTTGGGTTCATATGGTTAGttcagaagaagaagagagagcaTACGTTCAAGAAGATAAAGCAGGTGGTGTCATACGCCGCGGAGGTGACAGCCTTTGTTGAGAAGGGCAAGCTGAAGAAAGTAACAGGGGTGAAGGTGAGGGAGCTTCTGCTATGGCTCAGCGTGGCGGAAGTGTTCATTGAAGACCCTACGATtggaaaaatcacttttaagaCCGGCACGGGGCTAGCCGATAGCTTCCATGTTTCTGCGTTTGAGCTCGGAGagtag